A window of the Agrococcus jejuensis genome harbors these coding sequences:
- a CDS encoding VOC family protein, producing MIFVNLPVTDLDRSKAFYEALGWSINPLFTDENAACVVVSDEIYLMVLRRDYFQTFTTKQVADPATTAQALLAISQPSREAVADIAGKALAAGGSQAREPQDYGFMVQHAVQDPDGNVFEFMWMDPKAAEQGPEAYMAEGGQEG from the coding sequence ATGATCTTCGTCAACCTCCCCGTCACCGACCTCGACCGCTCGAAGGCGTTCTACGAGGCGCTCGGCTGGAGCATCAACCCGCTCTTCACCGACGAGAACGCCGCGTGCGTCGTCGTGTCCGACGAGATCTACCTCATGGTGCTGCGTCGCGACTACTTCCAGACGTTCACGACGAAGCAGGTCGCCGACCCCGCCACGACGGCGCAGGCGCTGCTCGCGATCAGCCAGCCGTCGCGCGAGGCCGTCGCCGACATCGCAGGCAAGGCGCTCGCCGCGGGCGGCAGCCAGGCGCGCGAGCCGCAGGACTACGGCTTCATGGTGCAGCACGCCGTGCAGGACCCCGACGGCAACGTCTTCGAGTTCATGTGGATGGACCCGAAGGCCGCCGAGCAGGGCCCCGAGGCGTACATGGCCGAGGGCGGCCAGGAGGGCTGA
- a CDS encoding ASCH domain-containing protein — protein MPAPAAVAIPRDHYRQLLLAAGQDLAEASATEIVATGAYGGPGPSMAMLVADAFAVEPAAATELVEPYLEALRELCAERGVAAPSLEVVASGLAAAHHPRLRAPIDLDALVAHLLATVAPQTIAFAARHRDAVLDGSKAVTVRWREPIASGPATLTFDGGDERVAAHVRSVTRVAIADLTPAAVHAPNGTDMREYVDLLRSRYYPRMPDDAVLDVVCFRVTAMAPKRTA, from the coding sequence ATGCCCGCTCCCGCCGCCGTCGCGATCCCCCGCGACCACTACCGCCAGCTGCTGCTGGCCGCCGGGCAGGACCTCGCGGAGGCGTCGGCGACCGAGATCGTCGCGACAGGCGCGTACGGCGGGCCCGGGCCGTCGATGGCGATGCTCGTCGCGGATGCGTTCGCCGTCGAGCCCGCTGCGGCGACCGAGCTCGTCGAGCCGTACCTGGAGGCGCTGCGCGAGCTGTGCGCCGAGCGGGGCGTCGCGGCGCCGAGCCTCGAGGTCGTGGCGTCGGGACTCGCTGCCGCGCACCATCCCCGACTCCGCGCACCGATCGATCTCGACGCGCTCGTCGCCCACCTGCTCGCGACGGTCGCACCGCAGACGATCGCGTTCGCCGCCCGCCATCGCGACGCGGTGCTCGACGGGTCGAAGGCGGTCACGGTGCGCTGGCGCGAGCCCATCGCGTCAGGGCCGGCGACGCTGACGTTCGACGGCGGCGACGAGCGGGTCGCCGCCCACGTGCGGTCGGTGACGCGCGTCGCGATCGCCGACCTGACGCCTGCCGCCGTGCACGCGCCGAACGGCACCGACATGCGCGAGTACGTCGACCTCCTGCGCTCGCGGTACTACCCGCGGATGCCCGACGACGCCGTGCTCGACGTGGTGTGCTTCCGGGTCACGGCCATGGCGCCGAAGCGCACCGCCTAG
- the ffh gene encoding signal recognition particle protein — protein MAAFGSLSTRLTDSLAKLRTKGKLTPSDIDGTVREIRRALLDADVALDVVKDFCARIRERALGAEVASSLNPAQQVVQIVNQELVAILGGDQRRLELAKTPPTIIMLAGLQGAGKTTLAGKLAKHLAGEGHTPILVAADLQRPNAVTQLEVVAGQAGVAVYAPEPGNGVGDPVKVARDGVALAKSRQHDIVIVDTAGRLGVDAELMQQAAKIRKAIDPDEVLFVIDAMIGQDAVATAKAFQEGVDFTGVVLTKLDGDARGGAALSIRGVTGRPILFASTGERLEDFEPFHPDRMASRILDLGDILTLIEQAQKSFDEEEARRVAEAMLTDSFTLEDFLKQLQQVRKAGNFKQMLGMLPGARGLKDAIDGFDEGEFARTEAIILSMTPRERKQSKILNGSRRLRIAKGAGTTVTEVNQLMQRFDQAAKMMKTVAKGGMPNIPGMGPVPGAHGMGKRQPKQQVSKGKRSGNPAKRAATPVQAPAQQGSVFGGGQAAPDLANMSPEDQAALQKMLGGGR, from the coding sequence ATGGCAGCGTTCGGCTCTCTCTCCACCCGGCTCACCGACTCCCTCGCGAAGCTGCGCACGAAGGGCAAGCTGACGCCGTCGGACATCGACGGCACCGTCCGCGAGATCCGACGTGCGCTGCTCGACGCCGACGTCGCGCTCGACGTCGTCAAGGACTTCTGCGCCCGCATCCGCGAGCGCGCCCTCGGAGCCGAGGTCGCGTCGTCGCTCAACCCGGCGCAGCAGGTCGTGCAGATCGTCAACCAGGAGCTCGTCGCGATCCTCGGCGGCGACCAGCGCCGCCTCGAGCTCGCGAAGACCCCGCCGACCATCATCATGCTCGCGGGCCTGCAGGGTGCCGGCAAGACGACCCTCGCGGGCAAGCTCGCGAAGCACCTCGCGGGCGAGGGGCACACGCCGATCCTCGTCGCCGCCGACCTCCAGCGCCCCAACGCCGTCACGCAGCTCGAGGTCGTCGCCGGCCAGGCCGGCGTCGCCGTCTACGCGCCCGAGCCCGGCAACGGCGTCGGCGACCCCGTGAAGGTCGCCCGCGACGGCGTCGCGCTCGCGAAGAGCCGCCAGCACGACATCGTCATCGTCGACACCGCCGGCCGCCTCGGCGTCGACGCCGAGCTCATGCAGCAGGCCGCGAAGATCCGCAAGGCGATCGACCCCGACGAGGTGCTGTTCGTCATCGACGCGATGATCGGCCAGGACGCCGTCGCCACCGCCAAGGCCTTCCAGGAGGGCGTCGACTTCACGGGCGTCGTGCTCACGAAGCTCGACGGCGACGCGCGCGGTGGTGCCGCGCTGTCGATCCGCGGCGTCACGGGCCGCCCCATCCTCTTCGCCTCGACGGGCGAGCGTCTCGAGGACTTCGAGCCGTTCCACCCCGACCGCATGGCGAGCCGCATCCTCGACCTCGGCGACATCCTCACCCTCATCGAGCAGGCGCAGAAGTCGTTCGACGAGGAGGAGGCGCGCCGCGTCGCCGAGGCGATGCTCACCGACTCGTTCACGCTCGAGGACTTCCTCAAGCAGCTGCAGCAGGTGCGCAAGGCCGGCAACTTCAAGCAGATGCTCGGCATGCTGCCTGGCGCTCGCGGTCTGAAGGATGCGATCGACGGGTTCGACGAGGGCGAGTTCGCCCGCACGGAGGCGATCATCCTGTCGATGACGCCGCGCGAGCGGAAGCAGTCGAAGATCCTCAACGGCTCGCGTCGTCTGCGCATCGCGAAGGGTGCCGGCACGACCGTCACCGAGGTCAACCAGCTCATGCAGCGGTTCGACCAGGCCGCGAAGATGATGAAGACCGTCGCGAAGGGCGGCATGCCGAACATCCCCGGCATGGGTCCCGTCCCCGGTGCGCACGGCATGGGCAAGCGCCAGCCGAAGCAGCAGGTGTCGAAGGGCAAGCGCTCGGGCAACCCCGCGAAGCGCGCCGCGACGCCGGTGCAGGCACCGGCGCAGCAGGGCTCCGTGTTCGGCGGTGGCCAGGCCGCGCCCGACCTCGCGAACATGAGCCCCGAGGACCAGGCTGCCCTGCAGAAGATGCTCGGCGGCGGGCGCTAG
- a CDS encoding class I adenylate-forming enzyme family protein gives MRLPLSPRDARALARALRRRGPTLAALTEAGAHRFGSRTALVVGDAAWSFADLWGDAERLAAHWHREVLDHPRAVVAACEGPSLVLSVLAAGRLGLDAWLANPRRDTALDRVIPRDALLVHQGDAPEWHAGPTVAAKDALEQARVPQPRLAGTRRIGRLVLMTAGTTGTPAPHVTKPFGVRGMRQLEGLHRRVGIASTDTVLGCSPLHHGHGLQLLAATLMTGATLVSSPYTRPATRVRLMRERGATMVSGVPTQLERLVAYVEESGEAPSLRRIVAGSEPLTPELVVRLHAAWGPIVMNAYGTTETGTVAVASPDEVAAHPASVGRPLPGTEIGIVGHARGSDAEGRVWLRGAGRTVITDDRGRIDDGRLTLLGRMSPEDDLAIGT, from the coding sequence ATGCGCCTCCCCCTGTCGCCGCGCGACGCTCGCGCGCTCGCCCGAGCGCTGCGTCGGAGGGGGCCGACGCTCGCGGCGCTCACCGAGGCGGGCGCCCATCGGTTCGGGTCGCGCACGGCCCTCGTCGTGGGCGATGCAGCGTGGTCGTTCGCCGATCTGTGGGGCGACGCCGAGCGGCTCGCGGCGCACTGGCATCGCGAGGTGCTCGACCATCCGCGCGCCGTCGTGGCGGCGTGCGAGGGGCCGTCGCTCGTGCTGTCGGTGCTCGCCGCCGGTCGCCTGGGGCTCGACGCGTGGCTCGCGAACCCGCGCCGCGACACGGCGCTCGACCGCGTCATCCCGCGCGACGCGCTGCTCGTGCACCAGGGCGACGCGCCCGAGTGGCACGCGGGGCCGACCGTCGCCGCGAAGGATGCGCTCGAGCAGGCGCGGGTGCCGCAGCCGCGCCTCGCCGGCACGCGCCGCATCGGCCGCCTCGTGCTCATGACGGCGGGCACGACCGGCACGCCGGCGCCCCACGTGACGAAGCCGTTCGGCGTGCGCGGCATGCGGCAGCTCGAGGGGCTGCACCGCCGGGTGGGCATCGCGTCGACCGACACCGTGCTCGGCTGCTCGCCGCTGCACCACGGCCACGGTCTGCAGCTGCTCGCGGCGACCCTCATGACGGGCGCGACGCTCGTGTCGTCGCCGTACACGCGCCCGGCGACGCGGGTGCGGCTCATGCGCGAGCGCGGCGCGACGATGGTGAGCGGCGTGCCGACGCAGCTCGAGCGCCTCGTGGCTTACGTCGAGGAGTCGGGCGAGGCGCCGAGCCTGCGCCGCATCGTCGCGGGCTCCGAGCCGCTGACGCCCGAGCTCGTCGTGCGCCTCCACGCCGCGTGGGGGCCCATCGTCATGAACGCGTACGGCACGACCGAGACCGGCACCGTCGCCGTCGCGAGCCCCGACGAGGTCGCAGCGCATCCCGCATCCGTCGGTCGACCGCTGCCCGGCACCGAGATCGGCATCGTCGGGCACGCGAGGGGGTCGGATGCCGAGGGTCGCGTGTGGCTGCGCGGCGCGGGCCGCACGGTCATCACCGACGACCGCGGTCGCATCGACGACGGTCGACTCACGCTGCTCGGGCGGATGTCGCCCGAGGACGATCTGGCGATCGGCACCTGA
- a CDS encoding LLM class F420-dependent oxidoreductase, with protein sequence MVATDIPTRIGVQVSPQHATFQQSIDAVRRLEDMGVDAVFNWDHFYPLSGEPDGAHFECTTQLAAWAQATERVELGPLVFCNSYRNPDLLADVSRTLDHISSGRFILGIGAGWFERDYDEYGYEFGTPGTRIGALAEAMPRIEARLAKLNPAPVRDIPVLIGGGGERKTLRIVAQHADIWHSFAGPDELQHKLDVLQGHADAVGRDISDMVVSNGASIRQGVGGRGWERLEALHAAGTRFFTLSISGDDGPDGYGVDAIQQFVDWRDAKNA encoded by the coding sequence ATGGTCGCCACCGACATCCCCACCCGCATCGGCGTGCAGGTCTCGCCGCAGCACGCCACCTTCCAGCAGTCGATCGACGCCGTGCGTCGCCTCGAGGACATGGGCGTCGACGCCGTGTTCAACTGGGATCACTTCTACCCCCTGTCCGGCGAGCCCGACGGCGCGCACTTCGAGTGCACGACGCAGCTCGCGGCGTGGGCGCAGGCGACGGAGCGCGTCGAGCTCGGCCCGCTCGTGTTCTGCAACTCGTACCGCAACCCCGACCTGCTCGCCGACGTCTCGCGCACGCTCGACCACATCTCGTCGGGCCGCTTCATCCTCGGCATCGGCGCCGGCTGGTTCGAGCGCGACTACGACGAGTACGGCTACGAGTTCGGCACGCCCGGCACGCGCATCGGCGCGCTCGCCGAGGCCATGCCGCGCATCGAGGCGCGGTTGGCCAAGCTGAACCCGGCGCCCGTGCGCGACATCCCCGTGCTCATCGGCGGCGGCGGCGAGCGCAAGACGCTGCGCATCGTCGCGCAGCACGCCGACATCTGGCACTCGTTCGCCGGCCCCGACGAGCTGCAGCACAAGCTCGACGTGCTGCAGGGGCACGCGGATGCGGTCGGTCGCGACATCTCCGACATGGTCGTGTCGAACGGCGCCAGCATCCGCCAGGGCGTCGGCGGCCGTGGCTGGGAGCGCCTCGAGGCGCTGCACGCAGCCGGCACGCGCTTCTTCACGCTGTCGATCTCGGGCGACGACGGCCCCGACGGCTACGGCGTCGACGCCATCCAGCAGTTCGTCGACTGGCGCGACGCGAAGAACGCCTGA
- a CDS encoding TerC family protein, translating into MTPYQIFEIVSLTLLVAILVADLLIVVKRPHVPSMKEATGWVVLYVSLALVFAGVLLLMGDAQHAGEFVTGWLLEYSLSIDNLFVFIIILARFSVPKEMQQRVLMIGILIAIVLRGIFILVGVQLVEQLSWVFYIFGAYLVYVAYKQAFGGEDDAGEKDNLVTRLLKRRVNVTDTWNGGKATITQNGVKYVTPFLLVIVALGTTDLLFAIDSIPAIFSVTTDPFLVFACNIFALMGLRQLYFLLGGLLDRLVYLHYGIAAILGFIGVKLVFHAMEANDLPFINSGEPIAWVPHIETWHSLLVILVSMVVSVVASLIKLRMDARKGGDGSLHIGPSGAELGEDGHFHIVDAAGSSFARPLTIEPRTQGLMVVDADGKHAPITDFDRDVLREAAVEDMPEEARAAIRDDAAAEFEAKDRADGAAAADAVTDDGSDSRR; encoded by the coding sequence GTGACCCCGTATCAGATCTTCGAGATCGTCTCGCTGACGCTCCTCGTCGCCATCCTCGTCGCCGACCTCCTCATCGTGGTCAAGCGCCCGCACGTGCCGTCGATGAAGGAGGCGACCGGCTGGGTCGTGCTCTACGTGTCGCTCGCGCTCGTCTTCGCGGGCGTGCTGCTGCTCATGGGCGACGCCCAGCACGCAGGCGAGTTCGTGACGGGCTGGCTGCTCGAGTACTCGCTGTCGATCGACAACCTGTTCGTCTTCATCATCATCCTGGCGCGCTTCTCGGTGCCGAAGGAGATGCAGCAGCGGGTGCTCATGATCGGCATCCTCATCGCGATCGTGCTGCGAGGCATCTTCATCCTCGTCGGCGTGCAGCTCGTCGAGCAGCTCTCGTGGGTCTTCTACATCTTCGGCGCCTACCTCGTGTACGTCGCGTACAAGCAGGCGTTCGGCGGCGAGGACGACGCGGGCGAGAAGGACAACCTCGTCACGCGCCTCCTCAAGAGGCGCGTCAACGTCACCGACACGTGGAACGGCGGCAAGGCCACCATCACGCAGAACGGCGTGAAGTACGTGACGCCGTTCCTGCTCGTGATCGTCGCGCTCGGCACGACCGATCTGCTCTTCGCGATCGACTCGATCCCCGCGATCTTCTCGGTGACGACCGACCCGTTCCTCGTCTTCGCGTGCAACATCTTCGCCCTCATGGGCCTGCGCCAGCTGTACTTCCTGCTCGGCGGCCTGCTCGACCGCCTCGTGTACCTGCACTACGGCATCGCGGCGATCCTCGGCTTCATCGGCGTCAAGCTCGTCTTCCACGCCATGGAGGCCAACGACCTGCCGTTCATCAACAGCGGCGAGCCGATCGCCTGGGTGCCGCACATCGAGACGTGGCACTCGCTGCTCGTCATCCTCGTGTCGATGGTCGTCTCGGTCGTCGCGTCGCTCATCAAGCTGCGCATGGATGCTCGCAAGGGCGGCGACGGCTCGCTGCACATCGGCCCCTCGGGTGCCGAGCTCGGCGAGGACGGCCACTTCCACATCGTCGACGCCGCCGGCTCGTCGTTCGCACGTCCGCTCACGATCGAGCCCCGCACGCAGGGCCTCATGGTCGTGGATGCCGACGGCAAGCACGCGCCGATCACGGACTTCGACCGCGACGTGCTGCGCGAGGCCGCCGTCGAGGACATGCCCGAGGAGGCGCGCGCCGCGATCCGCGACGACGCCGCTGCGGAGTTCGAGGCCAAGGACCGCGCCGACGGCGCTGCCGCGGCCGACGCCGTGACCGACGACGGGTCCGACTCGCGCCGATGA
- a CDS encoding DNA-3-methyladenine glycosylase 2 translates to MTTALDPAPILAWLAPRAIAGIEHVDASGYRRTLLTPSGVAVASAAVDAGSASGVSLDGGADAEAAMRAVFAVDLDTAEADARLVWAAERHDVPLLAASVAAAPLLRAPGCADPHEMVFRAVVGQQISVAAATGQLRLLATLGDVLPSPVDGLDRVFPTDAQVAAGAVDVLRGPVAKSEAVARVAAALDDGTVVVEQGVDLERMRAQLVALKGIGPWTAGYVSLRLGDPDVLLLGDSAVRAGARRLGIDDLPGLAADVTPWRTQLMLHCWRASA, encoded by the coding sequence ATGACGACGGCGCTCGATCCCGCGCCGATCCTCGCGTGGCTCGCGCCGCGCGCGATCGCCGGGATCGAGCACGTCGACGCGTCGGGCTACCGACGCACCCTGCTGACGCCGAGCGGCGTCGCCGTGGCCTCCGCCGCGGTCGACGCCGGCTCGGCGTCCGGCGTCTCGCTGGATGGCGGGGCGGATGCCGAGGCGGCGATGCGCGCGGTCTTCGCGGTCGACCTCGACACGGCCGAGGCCGACGCGCGGCTCGTCTGGGCCGCGGAACGGCACGACGTGCCGCTGCTCGCGGCGTCGGTCGCCGCCGCTCCCCTGCTGCGTGCGCCCGGCTGCGCCGACCCGCACGAGATGGTGTTCCGCGCCGTCGTCGGCCAGCAGATCTCCGTCGCCGCCGCGACGGGGCAGCTGCGGCTGCTCGCGACGCTCGGCGACGTGCTGCCCTCGCCGGTCGACGGGCTCGACCGCGTGTTCCCGACGGACGCGCAGGTCGCGGCCGGCGCCGTCGACGTGCTGCGCGGCCCGGTCGCGAAGTCCGAGGCGGTCGCTCGCGTCGCGGCGGCGCTCGACGATGGCACCGTCGTGGTCGAGCAAGGGGTCGACCTCGAGCGGATGCGCGCGCAGCTCGTCGCGCTCAAGGGCATCGGGCCGTGGACGGCCGGCTACGTGTCGCTGCGGCTCGGCGACCCCGACGTGCTGCTGCTGGGCGACTCCGCCGTGCGCGCGGGTGCGCGACGACTCGGCATCGACGACCTGCCCGGCCTCGCGGCCGACGTCACCCCGTGGCGCACGCAGCTCATGCTGCACTGCTGGCGCGCGTCGGCCTGA
- the ftsY gene encoding signal recognition particle-docking protein FtsY, producing MAQRWSISNALRGMFQRETITDETWDDLETALITADFGPDIAEEVVEALRADVDRLVIDDPRELKRMLRERLEERFAAYDPTLTLQERPAVILVVGVNGVGKTTTIGKLARLLASHGQSVVVGAADTFRAAAVEQLATWAQRAGVELVRPEREGQDPASVAFQTVERAKTGDIAMCIVDTAGRLQTKGGLMDELGKIRRVVEKQAPVSEVLLVLDATTGQNGVAQAQAFIEHAGVTGLVITKLDGSAKGGFVLAVQERTGIPIKLIGQGEGIDDLTGFTPHVFVEQLVG from the coding sequence ATGGCACAGCGATGGTCGATCTCGAACGCGCTCCGAGGCATGTTCCAGCGCGAGACGATCACCGACGAGACGTGGGACGACCTCGAGACGGCGCTCATCACGGCCGACTTCGGGCCCGACATCGCCGAGGAGGTCGTCGAGGCGCTGCGCGCCGACGTCGACCGGCTCGTGATCGACGACCCGCGCGAGCTCAAGCGGATGCTGCGCGAGCGGCTCGAGGAGCGCTTCGCCGCCTACGACCCCACGCTCACGCTGCAGGAGCGCCCCGCGGTCATCCTCGTCGTCGGCGTCAACGGCGTCGGCAAGACGACGACGATCGGCAAGCTCGCGCGTCTCCTCGCGAGCCACGGCCAGTCGGTCGTGGTCGGCGCTGCCGACACGTTCCGTGCCGCAGCCGTCGAGCAGCTCGCGACGTGGGCGCAGCGCGCCGGCGTCGAGCTCGTGCGGCCCGAGCGCGAGGGGCAGGATCCCGCATCCGTCGCCTTCCAGACGGTCGAGCGGGCGAAGACGGGCGACATCGCGATGTGCATCGTCGACACCGCCGGCCGCCTGCAGACGAAGGGCGGCCTCATGGACGAGCTCGGCAAGATCCGCCGCGTCGTCGAGAAGCAGGCGCCCGTGTCGGAGGTGCTGCTCGTGCTCGACGCGACCACCGGGCAGAACGGCGTCGCGCAGGCGCAGGCGTTCATCGAGCACGCGGGCGTCACGGGCCTCGTCATCACGAAGCTCGACGGCTCGGCGAAGGGCGGCTTCGTGCTCGCCGTGCAGGAGCGCACCGGCATCCCCATCAAGCTCATCGGCCAGGGCGAGGGCATCGACGACCTCACGGGCTTCACGCCGCACGTGTTCGTCGAGCAGCTCGTCGGCTAG